Proteins from a genomic interval of Zingiber officinale cultivar Zhangliang chromosome 1B, Zo_v1.1, whole genome shotgun sequence:
- the LOC122045791 gene encoding UPF0496 protein 1-like: protein MPRSPFGRPTRLATPRFSCVQAISLRNTFILRTLLRFLLFAILLIASSSVKFPSFLPLSPTERQPTFHRQVANLMGAQHSTRSHNLAVADAGAGGGDGHAHLPCLAELMSYEEACRLDPELETFDSTLQHRTGRAISTLTDGIQVRSLSLDSLREITGCLLEMNQEVVKVILDCKRDVWKNTELFDLVEDYFQNSLQTLDFCTTLEKCLTKARDNQLILRVALQRFAEEKEDNKGDNARYSRTLKELRRFKAAGDPFTEEFFKAFRSIHHHQLQMLDKMRMRKNKLDKKLKSIKACRKVSSIIFAATLTTFVICSIVAAAIAAPPVAAAVAAVAAIPIGSMGKWLDSLLKEYQNALKGQKEVLLSMQVGTCISIRDMDSIHCLIDQLEIQMASLLSCMDFAIRDVEAMKIVMEKIGEKVEVFMKSVENLAHQADRCSTDIMRARTVLLQKIINTS from the exons ATGCCAAGATCTCCATTTGGCCGCCCTACTCGTCTCGCCACGCCTCGTTTCTCATGCGTGCAAGCCATCTCCTTGAGAAACACATTCATCCTTCGCACATTGCTCCGATTCCTTCTCTTCGCCATTCTTTTGATCGCTTCGAGCTCTGTCAAGTTTCCATCTTTTCTGCCATTGAGCCCTACTGAGCGACAACCCACCTTCCATCGTCAAGTTGCTAATCTG ATGGGAGCTCAACACAGCACGAGATCGCACAACCTAGCTGTTGCAGATGCCGGCGCCGGCGGAGGAGATGGCCACGCGCACCTCCCGTGTCTGGCGGAGCTGATGTCTTACGAGGAGGCCTGCCGCCTCGATCCCGAGCTCGAGACCTTCGACTCCACGCTCCAGCATCGCACCGGTCGCGCCATCTCCACCCTCACCGACGGCATCCAGGTCCGTTCCCTCTCCCTCGATTCCCTCAGGGAGATCACCGGCTGCCTCCTCGAGATGAACCAGGAGGTGGTCAAGGTCATCCTCGACTGCAAGCGCGACGTGTGGAAGAACACCGAGCTCTTCGACCTCGTCGAGGATTACTTCCAGAACAGCCTCCAAACTCTCGACTTCTGCACTACCCTCGAAAAGTGCCTCACTAAAGCTCGCGACAACCAGCTCATCCTCCGAGTCGCGCTGCAGCGCTTCGCCGAGGAGAAGGAGGACAACAAAGGCGACAATGCGAGGTACTCTCGTACTCTGAAGGAGCTGAGGCGCTTCAAGGCGGCCGGCGATCCCTTCACGGAAGAGTTCTTCAAGGCTTTCCGGTCCATCCACCACCACCAGCTCCAGATGCTCGACAAAATGCGGATGAGAAAGAACAAGCTCGACAAGAAGCTCAAATCCATCAAGGCCTGTAGGAAAGTCTCGAGCATCATCTTCGCGGCCACATTGACCACCTTCGTGATCTGCTCGATAGTTGCCGCTGCCATAGCCGCCCCGCCTGTTGCTGCAGCTGTGGCCGCAGTTGCAGCCATCCCGATTGGGTCGATGGGGAAGTGGCTCGATTCGCTGCTCAAGGAATACCAGAATGCTTTGAAGGGGCAGAAGGAGGTGCTCCTGTCGATGCAAGTAGGCACCTGCATTTCGATCAGAGACATGGATAGCATCCATTGTTTGATAGATCAGTTGGAGATCCAGATGGCATCGTTGCTGAGTTGCATGGACTTCGCCATCAGGGATGTGGAAGCGATGAAAATTGTGATGGAGAAGATAGGGGAAAAGGTGGAGGTGTTTATGAAGAGTGTTGAGAATTTGGCTCACCAAGCAGACAGGTGCAGCACTGATATTATGAGGGCCAGAACTGTTTTGCTGCAGAAAATTATCAACACCTCATGA
- the LOC121992654 gene encoding 21 kDa protein-like has product MASHPSLLFHAFLFLLLAGDGEAATLSSPTAAAGVLNTTEFIRQSCDGTLYPSLCFTSLVGYASVVQQSDARLSQVASDFTSARVRSASRSLSGALASTGPVAGPRLRAALRDCSDLMSDAAEWAGQAAEALRGVENLVGPEVTWRVSNALTWMSSALTDEDTCTDELEKLAAPTGSADCWSKASEVYRRVRKAEKHTSIALALIHKLGF; this is encoded by the coding sequence ATGGCGTCTCATCCCAGCCTTCTTTTTCAcgcctttcttttccttcttctcgcCGGCGACGGCGAGGCCGCCACATTAAGCTCCCCGACGGCGGCCGCCGGCGTACTGAACACCACGGAATTCATCCGCCAGTCCTGCGACGGCACCCTGTACCCTAGCCTCTGCTTCACTTCCCTCGTCGGTTACGCCTCCGTGGTCCAGCAGAGCGACGCCCGGCTCTCCCAGGTGGCCTCCGACTTCACGTCGGCCAGGGTACGCTCCGCCTCCCGGAGCCTGTCGGGCGCTCTGGCGAGCACGGGCCCCGTTGCGGGGCCCCGCCTGCGCGCGGCCCTGCGAGACTGCTCCGACCTGATGAGCGACGCGGCGGAGTGGGCGGGGCAGGCGGCGGAGGCGCTGCGCGGGGTGGAGAACTTGGTGGGGCCGGAGGTGACGTGGCGGGTGTCCAACGCGCTGACGTGGATGAGCTCCGCGCTGACGGACGAGGACACGTGCACGGACGAGCTGGAGAAGCTGGCGGCCCCGACGGGATCAGCCGACTGCTGGTCGAAGGCCAGCGAGGTGTACCGCCGGGTGAGGAAGGCGGAGAAGCACACCAGCATCGCCCTGGCACTCATCCACAAGCTCGGCTTCTAg
- the LOC122045802 gene encoding ADP-ribosylation factor-like protein 8a: MGLWEAFLNWLRSLFFKQEMELSLIGLQNAGKTSLVNVIATGGYSEDMIPTVGFNMRKVTKGNVTIKLWDLGGQPRFRSMWERYCRAVSAIVYVVDAADPDNLSISKGELHDLLSKSSLSGIPLLVLGNKIDKPEALTKPSLTEAMGLKSITDREVCCYMISCKNSTNIDSVIDWLIKHSRSKN, encoded by the exons ATGGGGTTGTGGGAAGCTTTCCTCAATTGGCTCCGAAG CCTATTCTTCAAGCAAGAGATGGAGCTATCCTTAATTGGTCTTCAGAATGCTGGGAAAACTTCACTTGTAAATGTGATTGCG acTGGTGGATACAGTGAAGATATGATTCCAACA GTAGGATTCAATATGAGAAAGGTGACAAAGGGAAATGTCACAATAAAACTTTGGGATCTTGGAGGCCAGCCTAGGTTTCGCAGTATGTGGGAGAGATATTGTCGTGCAGTCTCAGCCATTGT ATATGTTGTAGATGCAGCTGATCCGGATAACTTGTCTATTTCAAAAGGTGAACTTCATGATCTTTTAAGCAAGTCATCACTAAGTGGGATCCCACTGTTGGTCCTCGGAAACAAAATTGATAAACCAGAAGCTCTGACAAAGCCGAGTTTAACAGAAGCCAT GGGGCTTAAATCTATCACAGATAGGGAAGTTTGTTGCTACATGATCTCATGCAAGAACTCAACCAACATAGACTCTGTCATTGATTGGCTCATCAAACATTCAAGGTCCAAAAACTGA